The sequence below is a genomic window from Salicibibacter cibarius.
TCTTTAATACGCATACGACGTTGATCCTCAAAGGACATTTCATTGTTGAGGAATTTTTGAAAATACGCTTTTGATGATTCACCCCACTTTATTAAAAAATCTTTTGCTGTAAGATTAAGAAAATAACTATGTTGATGATAAAAATCTAATGCTCCTCTATTTTCCGCATATCCATGATCAAGCAGGGTTTCATCAATATCGAAAAAAATCATGCTATCCTCTCCAACGCACAAACAAGCTTATGCCATAATCTGATCCTATTCTTGAGAAGAGCTCAATCCCTATTATTCCAGAATCGCGGCTCGATAATTGATTAATGATTTAATTCTCCAACCATTGAATGAAATCATTCTTCTCAATAACGTTAAGCACACATAAGGTGCCATATTCTTCTTGTATTTTCTTATGTTCTAACGAAAATTCTTTCTCTACCTTTAATCGCATATAAGGTAACTTTTCTAAAGCTTTTATTGATCGAACATTTCTTTTTTTCGACCCAGCAAAAACACGATTTAATTTCAGTTCATTAAAAGCGTAGCTAAGAATGAGTTTTTTAGCTTCTTCATTTATGCCTATACCCCAAAATGAATAACCGATCCATGTTCCCATATGACTTGAATGGTTACTTCTATCGACATTTTTTAGTGTTATAACTCCAACTATTTCATTGTCATAAAAAATAGCTCTAGATTATACATTGCCTTTTGTTTCTTGCTCTCATTGACATAGTTTATGACAGCATCGGTTCCGTCAACAGATGTTTGCTTATCACTTAAACCTAGAGCACCTTTTACTTCTTCGTGTGAAGAAAGTTTAGAGATTTCCTTCGCATTGTAAACTTGATGTGCCCTCAACGTAACTTTACCAAAATTGATTCCTCCGATGAATACCATCCTGTTATTCAATTAAATCCCCGATACTGGTACAACTTTATTACACAAACGCGCCACTTTAACGGAAATAGATCTACCCCTTATCAAGCTAATGCACTCCGTTAATTGAATACCACGCTATTTTTTAGAGGCATTTCCTGAGACATTGACTCTCTTTGATACAAAGAAATATACAAATACATAAACAAATACACTTCCAATTATAAGATTGAATACGTTAGCAGTAGAAGTAAGCATGAACGTTGCGACATATAGAATAAAAAATTGAGCATATAGCATGACCAAGACAAACTTTAAGAAAGAATCTTTTATCTGAGATTTTGAAATAGGATAAAGTGTGACATTTTGCTTCATTTCATGTTGCAAAGGAATTACTTGAAATCCTGTCATAAATAGAATTAGGAGATTAAAAACCCATCCACTTGTTGGTATTACATAATTAACAAATATGCCAATTACAGTCAGTCTTAAATAAAGGTAAAAGTAGTCATTATATCTTACAAACAATTGTGAATATAAATATACGAATGTATTACTTTGTCTATATGGGATACATATTTTCAGAATCATTGTGAGCAAGCGTCTACGCCGAAAAGAACGTTTAAGATTAGGGACATCTATGAAAAAGTTAATAAACTTATAATTTCTTACTAAGGCACTTTCTTCTTCATCTATTAGCCACTGCCAATTCAACTTTCTTTTTTTTCCTGTAAAGTAAATCAAATACACGACATTTATACTCA
It includes:
- a CDS encoding GNAT family N-acetyltransferase; translated protein: MFYDNEIVGVITLKNVDRSNHSSHMGTWIGYSFWGIGINEEAKKLILSYAFNELKLNRVFAGSKKRNVRSIKALEKLPYMRLKVEKEFSLEHKKIQEEYGTLCVLNVIEKNDFIQWLEN
- a CDS encoding ABC transporter permease; its protein translation is MFRYYSIIGANVFYFFLIIGSIFIYYFNLLLQWIPPQLSVEVIVSLFVTYILIRTKVRTFVKRADIPFLLPLEWRLKNYFIKSLMYSFVIDVIKLVSFLTVFLSLFLHATNINLLFLFFIVGVAAYNILMKWIEQWLDNHHVQLVLHRLNRFFLLYLMFYFLLENDWVYVLALMSINVVYLIYFTGKKRKLNWQWLIDEEESALVRNYKFINFFIDVPNLKRSFRRRRLLTMILKICIPYRQSNTFVYLYSQLFVRYNDYFYLYLRLTVIGIFVNYVIPTSGWVFNLLILFMTGFQVIPLQHEMKQNVTLYPISKSQIKDSFLKFVLVMLYAQFFILYVATFMLTSTANVFNLIIGSVFVYVFVYFFVSKRVNVSGNASKK